The following nucleotide sequence is from Anopheles stephensi strain Indian chromosome 3, UCI_ANSTEP_V1.0, whole genome shotgun sequence.
CTACCGTCTCGATCCAGTTGTTCTCGAAGTCGATCGTCCGAAGGGCTCGCATACTGGCAAACACTGTCATGTTAACCACTCTGAGCCTATTGCCGCTCAGCGCTAGCTTTGTCAGGGCTGGACTGCACCCTGGATTTGGAGCAGCTTGAAACGTTAGCGAGGCGATCAGATTGTTCCTGAGGTTAACGGTTGCCAGCTGTGAGATGTTACAAAAGGATGCTAAATTGACTGCTTCCAAGGGCGATTGGGAGAGCTTCAAGAAGGATAGAGCTTGAAGATTGGGCAGCGATGGTGGCAACGTTACTAAGTTACTTTGCATGATTAGCAGTTGCGCCAGGGTGCAGTTCCTTTCGAACCGAATCCTATTCATTGAGGGGAGCGTTACGGTAATCTGGGTGATGGAAATGTTGCTAGGCACGATCATTACACGCACCTGGCTCGACTCACTAAACGACAACATTCCAACATGGGGAGGTATGTAGCTGAACGGCGTACTGCGCACTATAGGAAGGAGCAGATTTTTAAACACAATCTTGTCCGTCCTGTTGGGCACGTGGTTAAACAGGAACGAGCCTTCCGTCACTGGATTGTAGTTGGCAATGGTGCAGGTGTAGTTCTTTCTGATCAGCTCACAGCGAAACTGAAACGCACCACTGCCTTCCAATGTTACGATACTGGCGAGAAACAGGCTGTAAGTTGAGAGCTACAGGTTAGTTCGGCGTTTGGGATGACAGGATAGCAAGAATGTGACAACCTTCTCCATAAGTAAAACGACAGGCTACTCATCATATATATGCCGTGAACTTTCAATCGTCGCCGTCGGGAACTGACTTTGGTGTGGGCTGTAGAGTTGAGTAATATACCGATACACGATGATATGGGATTTGTATAACAATGCagcgaacgaaaaacaaaacaacaccatcCATTGTTCAACATCCATTG
It contains:
- the LOC118514024 gene encoding leucine-rich repeat-containing protein let-4-like, which codes for MMSSLSFYLWRSLFLASIVTLEGSGAFQFRCELIRKNYTCTIANYNPVTEGSFLFNHVPNRTDKIVFKNLLLPIVRSTPFSYIPPHVGMLSFSESSQVRVMIVPSNISITQITVTLPSMNRIRFERNCTLAQLLIMQSNLVTLPPSLPNLQALSFLKLSQSPLEAVNLASFCNISQLATVNLRNNLIASLTFQAAPNPGCSPALTKLALSGNRLRVVNMTVFASMRALRTIDFENNWIETVEGQFNNTNVRTVILTNNNLLTIDLCRWSTMPGVVSFTFAKNSLQQTPKCLGRLPRVKFLNFNHNKLTRIAIEAFAMLKELEFLYFTSNAIRTVTTNGRQVPPRLREVYFDHNPLQFVNLTSLSLGSLRVHT